A portion of the Rhodopseudomonas sp. BAL398 genome contains these proteins:
- a CDS encoding glutathione S-transferase, which translates to MRYELYYWPGIQGRGEFVRLALEQAGADYDDVARHDSGAMMRMMDAKAGTKAGVKPGPNGGPPFAPPFLKAGKLVIGQTANILLYLGARHGLAPKAAAGQMWLHQLQLTIADLVAEIHDSHHPLGPSLYYEDQRAAAKRRSAEFWQQRVPKYLGYFAQLQAGSGGAYLTGRRLTYVDLSLFQIVAGLRYAFPNRMERFERTIPGLVALHDKVAQQPNIAAYLASERRIAFNEDGIFRHYKPLDRD; encoded by the coding sequence ATGCGCTATGAGCTGTATTACTGGCCGGGCATTCAGGGCCGCGGCGAATTCGTGCGCCTGGCGCTGGAACAGGCTGGCGCCGATTATGACGATGTGGCGCGCCACGACAGCGGCGCGATGATGCGGATGATGGACGCCAAAGCCGGCACCAAGGCCGGTGTGAAGCCCGGGCCGAATGGCGGCCCGCCCTTCGCGCCGCCATTCCTGAAAGCCGGCAAGCTCGTCATCGGCCAGACCGCCAATATCTTGCTCTATCTCGGCGCGCGCCATGGCCTGGCGCCGAAGGCCGCGGCCGGACAGATGTGGCTGCATCAATTGCAGCTCACCATCGCCGATCTGGTGGCGGAAATTCACGACAGCCATCATCCGCTCGGGCCGTCTTTGTATTACGAGGACCAGCGCGCCGCCGCCAAGCGACGCAGCGCCGAATTCTGGCAGCAGCGCGTGCCGAAATATCTCGGCTACTTCGCGCAATTGCAGGCCGGCAGCGGCGGCGCTTACCTGACCGGCCGCAGGTTGACCTATGTCGACCTGTCGCTGTTCCAGATCGTGGCCGGGCTGCGCTACGCCTTTCCTAACCGCATGGAGCGCTTCGAACGCACCATCCCCGGCCTCGTCGCGCTGCACGACAAGGTGGCGCAGCAGCCCAATATCGCCGCCTATCTCGCCAGCGAGCGCCGCATCGCCTTCAACGAGGACGGCATCTTCCGGCACTACAAACCGCTCGACCGCGACTGA
- a CDS encoding Tim44 domain-containing protein, whose translation MKFAHRTRGIVGAIAVVMSLALPLMLTLSSAAEARIGGRSSMGSRGARTFSAPPKTNTAPSAAQPFNRTITQPGTAATGAAGAGAAAKGGMFNRPGMGMLGGLAAGFLGAGLLGMLFGGGMFSGLGGLSSIIGLILQIGLIVIVARLAMSWWQRRKQGAASPAYANNAAGPATGPAPSQQAGFGSGFGFGSNAPAAAPLEIGPADYEKFEQLLGEIQAAWSDEDIGKLHELATPEMVSYFSADLAENKKNNDINKVSDVKLLQGDLAEAWREGETDYASVAMRFSLIDKTLERGTNRLVDGSETPIEATEVWTFARRRGSDWELSAIQQTGDEQA comes from the coding sequence ATGAAATTTGCGCATCGCACGCGCGGCATTGTCGGTGCAATCGCCGTGGTTATGTCACTGGCTCTGCCGTTGATGCTGACGCTTTCGTCCGCGGCTGAGGCCCGAATCGGCGGTCGCTCCAGCATGGGTTCGCGCGGCGCGCGGACCTTCTCGGCGCCGCCGAAGACCAATACCGCGCCCAGCGCGGCGCAGCCGTTCAACCGCACCATCACCCAGCCGGGGACCGCGGCGACCGGTGCTGCCGGTGCCGGGGCCGCCGCCAAGGGCGGCATGTTCAACCGGCCCGGCATGGGCATGCTCGGCGGCCTCGCCGCCGGCTTCCTCGGCGCCGGCCTGCTCGGCATGCTGTTCGGTGGCGGCATGTTCAGCGGCCTCGGCGGACTGTCCTCGATCATCGGGCTGATCCTGCAGATCGGCCTGATCGTGATCGTGGCGCGGCTGGCGATGTCCTGGTGGCAGCGGCGCAAACAGGGCGCCGCGTCGCCGGCCTATGCCAACAACGCCGCTGGCCCCGCTACGGGTCCCGCTCCCAGCCAGCAGGCCGGGTTCGGCTCCGGCTTCGGCTTTGGCAGCAACGCACCGGCCGCCGCGCCGCTGGAAATCGGCCCGGCCGATTACGAGAAATTCGAACAGCTGCTGGGCGAGATCCAGGCGGCCTGGTCGGACGAGGATATCGGCAAGCTGCACGAATTGGCGACCCCCGAAATGGTGTCGTATTTCAGCGCCGATCTGGCCGAGAACAAGAAGAACAACGACATCAACAAGGTCTCCGACGTCAAGCTGCTGCAGGGCGACCTCGCCGAAGCCTGGCGGGAGGGTGAAACCGACTATGCCAGCGTGGCGATGCGGTTCTCTCTGATCGACAAGACGCTCGAGCGCGGCACCAACCGCCTGGTCGATGGCAGCGAGACCCCGATCGAGGCCACCGAGGTCTGGACCTTCGCGCGCCGCCGCGGCTCGGATTGGGAATTGTCGGCGATCCAGCAGACCGGCGACGAGCAAGCCTGA
- the cckA gene encoding cell cycle histidine kinase CckA, with the protein MTSNDHDSSSEALSTAQESPRRGGSIVLVLVVAGAIVAAAVALMTLGRAEAQPFILGLLALLAMVGLFMLFAFAAGIVRFADRAADDPIMRPIADHAFDGLAVTDSRGHVIYANQVYLSLTGAANREEARPVERVFIGNPDVSEAVFRLLKAAREGKRQQEEVRVASPDGVHGRWLRMRVRPLGTTTRESKYSVWSLADITRDRERQEDVFQELQHAIEYLDHAPCGFFSVDAAGNLVYVNATLANWLDHDLAEIGSGGLKLGDIVSGDGAALLTSIPPEPGEVKTEVFDIDLKMRSGKTMPARLYHKLAFGADGAPGASRTLVISRARDERLDPQRAAEVRFVRFFDHTPMAIATVDKAGAVVLANARFAKLAQSLNPAVNKSILAAANDRDRHLLVNAIAQAAQGQGDIAPVEAMLESARERWGQFFVTAVLEDEGDSEVAIVYILETTERRVLENQVNQAQKMDTIGQLAGGIAHDFNNVLSAIMMANDFLLNAHKPTDPSFQDIMQIKQNATRAATLVRQLLAFSRKQTLRPQVLDLGEALSDIDRLLKRLIGEKVTLEMLHGRDLWRVKADISQFEQVIVNLAVNARDAMPLGGRLTIRTANVTAQEAEQLSHKGMPAADYVRIDVSDTGTGIPADIVDKIFEPFFSTKEVGKGTGLGLSTVYGIVKQTGGFVYVESEADKGTTFHIFLPRHHAEAEAEQPEAAADTAAPIEPAEARQRAADLTGQGTILLVEDEEGLRSLNARGLRSRGYSVLEAENGIEALEVLEAQDGAVDLVVSDVVMPEMDGPTMLKAMRGKNPDLKIIFVSGYAEDAFDKSMLSATDQFAFLAKPFALSALVAKVKETMALE; encoded by the coding sequence ATGACCAGCAACGACCACGACAGTTCGTCCGAGGCGCTGAGCACCGCTCAGGAGTCACCGCGACGCGGCGGCAGCATCGTGCTGGTCCTGGTGGTGGCGGGCGCCATTGTCGCCGCCGCGGTGGCGCTGATGACGCTCGGCCGCGCCGAGGCGCAGCCGTTCATCCTCGGCCTGTTGGCGCTATTGGCGATGGTCGGCCTGTTCATGCTGTTCGCCTTCGCGGCCGGCATCGTGCGCTTCGCCGACCGCGCCGCCGACGACCCGATCATGCGTCCGATCGCCGATCACGCCTTCGACGGCCTGGCGGTGACCGATTCCCGCGGCCATGTGATCTATGCCAACCAAGTCTATCTGTCGCTGACTGGGGCGGCCAACCGCGAGGAGGCGCGGCCGGTGGAGCGGGTCTTCATCGGCAATCCGGACGTCTCCGAGGCCGTGTTCCGGCTGTTGAAGGCGGCGCGCGAAGGCAAGCGCCAGCAGGAAGAGGTCCGCGTCGCCAGTCCGGACGGCGTCCACGGCCGCTGGCTGCGGATGCGGGTGCGCCCCCTTGGCACCACCACGCGCGAGTCGAAATATTCGGTATGGTCGCTGGCCGACATTACTCGCGACCGCGAACGCCAGGAAGACGTGTTCCAGGAATTGCAGCACGCCATCGAATATCTCGACCACGCGCCCTGCGGGTTCTTCTCGGTCGATGCCGCCGGCAACCTGGTCTATGTCAACGCCACCTTGGCGAACTGGCTCGACCACGATCTGGCCGAGATCGGCTCCGGCGGGCTGAAGCTCGGCGACATCGTCTCCGGCGACGGCGCCGCGCTGTTGACTTCGATTCCGCCCGAGCCCGGCGAGGTCAAGACCGAGGTGTTCGACATCGACCTCAAAATGCGCAGCGGCAAGACCATGCCGGCGCGGCTGTATCACAAGCTGGCATTCGGCGCCGACGGCGCCCCCGGCGCGTCGCGGACCCTGGTGATCAGCCGGGCTCGCGACGAGCGGCTCGATCCGCAGCGCGCCGCCGAAGTCCGCTTCGTGCGGTTCTTCGACCACACCCCGATGGCGATCGCCACCGTCGACAAGGCCGGCGCGGTGGTACTGGCCAATGCCCGTTTCGCCAAGCTGGCGCAGAGCCTCAACCCGGCCGTCAACAAGTCGATCCTCGCCGCGGCCAACGACCGCGACCGCCATCTGCTGGTCAACGCGATCGCCCAGGCCGCGCAGGGGCAGGGCGACATCGCCCCGGTCGAAGCGATGCTGGAAAGCGCGCGCGAGCGCTGGGGCCAGTTCTTCGTCACCGCGGTGCTGGAGGACGAAGGCGATTCTGAAGTGGCGATCGTCTACATCCTGGAGACCACCGAGCGGCGGGTCCTGGAGAACCAGGTCAACCAGGCGCAGAAGATGGACACCATCGGCCAGCTCGCCGGCGGCATCGCCCATGACTTCAACAATGTGCTGTCCGCCATCATGATGGCCAACGACTTCCTGCTAAACGCCCACAAGCCGACCGATCCGTCGTTCCAGGACATCATGCAGATTAAGCAGAACGCCACCCGCGCCGCGACGCTGGTGCGGCAGCTGCTGGCATTCTCGCGCAAGCAGACGCTGCGGCCGCAGGTGCTCGACCTCGGCGAGGCGTTGAGCGACATCGACCGGCTGCTGAAGCGGCTGATCGGCGAGAAGGTGACGCTGGAAATGCTGCACGGCCGCGATCTGTGGCGGGTCAAGGCCGATATCTCGCAATTCGAGCAGGTCATCGTCAATCTCGCCGTCAACGCCCGCGACGCGATGCCGCTCGGCGGCCGGCTGACGATCCGCACCGCCAATGTCACCGCGCAGGAAGCCGAGCAATTGTCCCACAAGGGCATGCCGGCGGCGGATTACGTGCGGATCGACGTCAGCGACACCGGCACCGGGATTCCCGCCGACATCGTCGACAAGATCTTCGAGCCGTTCTTCTCGACCAAGGAGGTCGGCAAGGGCACCGGGCTCGGGCTGTCGACGGTCTATGGCATCGTCAAGCAGACCGGCGGCTTCGTCTATGTCGAGTCCGAGGCCGACAAGGGCACCACGTTCCACATCTTCCTGCCGCGCCATCATGCCGAAGCGGAAGCCGAGCAGCCGGAGGCCGCGGCCGACACGGCCGCGCCGATCGAACCGGCCGAGGCCAGGCAGCGCGCCGCCGATCTGACCGGGCAGGGCACCATCCTGCTGGTCGAGGACGAAGAGGGCCTGCGCTCGCTCAACGCCCGCGGCCTGCGCTCGCGCGGCTACAGCGTGCTCGAGGCCGAGAACGGCATCGAGGCGCTGGAGGTGCTGGAGGCGCAGGACGGCGCGGTCGACCTCGTGGTCTCGGACGTGGTGATGCCCGAAATGGACGGGCCGACGATGCTGAAGGCGATGCGCGGCAAGAACCCCGATCTCAAGATCATCTTCGTGTCCGGTTACGCCGAGGACGCCTTCGACAAGAGCATGCTCAGCGCCACCGACCAGTTCGCCTTCCTCGCCAAGCCCTTCGCGCTCAGCGCGCTGGTCGCCAAGGTCAAGGAGACGATGGCGCTGGAATAG
- the flhB gene encoding flagellar biosynthesis protein FlhB: MSDDDTSEKTQDPSQKKLDDALERGDVAKSQEVNTWFLIAGATLVLSSFGSSIGSGIQIPMRNLIENSWMIRTDGPGLLQLTKSLLVVLISALGVPLLMLMLVAIGSNLVQHRLVFSAESLTPKFSKLSPMAGAKRLFGKQAGANFLKGIFKIIALGAVMVAVLYPERGRLDAMIHFDTAAIMGVIVTLTLKLMTAVVAMLAFVAIADFFFQYRTWYEKQKMSMQELKEEHKQAEGDPHIKGKLRQLRHERMRKRMMAGVPQASVIITNPTHFSVALKYERGMPAPICVAKGQDMIALKIREIAKANDIPIIENVPLARSLYATVEVDAEIPVEHYQAVAEIIGYVMGLKRGLSGRRA, encoded by the coding sequence ATGTCGGACGACGATACCTCAGAGAAAACACAGGACCCATCGCAAAAAAAGCTCGATGACGCGTTGGAGCGCGGCGACGTCGCCAAGAGCCAGGAGGTCAATACCTGGTTCTTGATCGCTGGCGCCACGCTGGTGCTGTCGTCGTTCGGCAGCTCGATCGGCTCCGGAATCCAGATTCCGATGCGCAATCTGATCGAGAATTCCTGGATGATCCGGACCGACGGCCCGGGGCTGCTGCAACTGACCAAGAGCTTGCTGGTGGTGCTGATCTCGGCGCTCGGCGTGCCGCTGCTGATGCTGATGCTGGTGGCGATCGGCAGCAATCTGGTGCAGCACCGCCTGGTGTTCTCGGCGGAATCGCTCACGCCAAAATTCAGCAAGCTGTCGCCGATGGCCGGGGCCAAGCGGCTGTTCGGCAAGCAGGCCGGGGCAAACTTCCTCAAGGGCATTTTCAAGATCATCGCGCTCGGCGCGGTGATGGTGGCGGTGCTGTATCCGGAGCGCGGCCGGCTCGACGCGATGATCCATTTCGACACCGCGGCGATCATGGGCGTGATCGTGACGCTGACGCTGAAGCTGATGACCGCCGTCGTGGCGATGCTGGCCTTCGTGGCGATCGCCGATTTCTTCTTCCAGTACCGGACCTGGTACGAGAAGCAGAAGATGTCGATGCAGGAATTGAAGGAAGAGCACAAACAGGCCGAAGGCGACCCGCACATCAAGGGCAAGCTGCGGCAGTTGCGGCACGAGCGGATGCGCAAGCGGATGATGGCCGGGGTGCCGCAGGCCTCGGTGATCATCACCAACCCGACCCACTTTTCGGTGGCGCTGAAATACGAGCGCGGCATGCCGGCGCCGATCTGCGTCGCCAAGGGCCAGGACATGATCGCGCTGAAGATCCGGGAGATCGCCAAGGCCAACGACATCCCGATCATCGAGAACGTGCCGTTGGCGCGCTCGCTCTACGCCACCGTCGAGGTCGACGCCGAAATCCCGGTCGAACACTATCAGGCGGTCGCTGAGATCATCGGCTACGTCATGGGGCTCAAGCGCGGCCTGTCGGGCCGCAGGGCGTGA
- the fliR gene encoding flagellar biosynthetic protein FliR gives MRIDVSFLPALAAAFMLVFARIGTMVMLMPGLGEVNIPVRVKLAIALTLTLIILPLHRNAYHVDMTSLAPLLVLMLQEIIIGVVLGATARVTLSALQVAGTVVAQQLGLGFVTAIDPTQGQQGLLIGNFLTMLGITLLFATDTHYLVIAALDDSYRIFVPGELMRSGDVAALATRAFAAAFKIGMQLAAPFLVFGLVFNIGLGVLARLMPQMQVYFVGVPMSIMIGFVILAAVLATMMGTFLDYFIGVMHEMIPRT, from the coding sequence ATGCGCATTGACGTCTCATTCTTGCCGGCGCTGGCCGCCGCCTTCATGCTGGTGTTCGCGCGCATCGGCACGATGGTGATGCTGATGCCGGGCCTCGGCGAGGTCAACATTCCGGTGCGGGTCAAGCTGGCGATCGCGCTGACGCTGACGCTGATCATCCTGCCGCTGCACCGCAATGCCTATCATGTCGACATGACTTCGCTGGCGCCGCTGCTGGTGTTGATGCTGCAGGAAATCATCATCGGCGTCGTGCTCGGCGCCACCGCGCGGGTGACTTTATCGGCGCTGCAGGTCGCCGGCACCGTGGTCGCCCAGCAGCTCGGGCTAGGCTTCGTCACGGCGATCGATCCGACCCAGGGCCAGCAGGGCCTGCTGATCGGCAATTTTCTCACCATGCTGGGCATCACGCTGCTGTTCGCCACCGATACCCATTATCTGGTGATCGCCGCGCTCGACGACAGCTACAGGATCTTCGTGCCGGGCGAATTGATGCGCAGCGGGGACGTCGCCGCGCTCGCCACCCGCGCCTTCGCGGCCGCCTTCAAGATCGGGATGCAGCTGGCCGCGCCGTTTTTGGTGTTCGGCCTGGTGTTCAATATCGGGCTCGGCGTGCTGGCGCGCTTGATGCCGCAGATGCAGGTGTATTTCGTCGGCGTGCCGATGTCGATCATGATCGGCTTCGTGATCCTGGCCGCCGTGCTCGCCACCATGATGGGGACCTTCCTCGACTACTTCATCGGTGTGATGCACGAGATGATCCCGCGAACCTGA
- the fliQ gene encoding flagellar biosynthesis protein FliQ, with amino-acid sequence MTGAETLDIARDAVWTIVVVSSPLMVVGLVVGVVVSLVQALTQIQEQTLVFVPKIIAIFMTLVLALPFMSDALHSYMMRITSRIIGG; translated from the coding sequence ATGACAGGCGCTGAAACCCTCGACATCGCCCGCGATGCGGTCTGGACCATCGTGGTGGTGTCGTCGCCGCTGATGGTGGTGGGGCTGGTGGTCGGCGTCGTCGTCTCGCTGGTGCAGGCGCTGACACAGATCCAGGAACAGACCCTGGTGTTCGTGCCGAAAATCATCGCGATCTTCATGACGCTGGTGCTGGCTTTGCCGTTCATGTCCGACGCGCTGCACAGCTACATGATGCGGATCACGTCGCGAATCATCGGTGGTTAG
- the fliE gene encoding flagellar hook-basal body complex protein FliE, whose product MASPITAANAYASLARLTSAGGAGKTLGGGDTAGGPSFGALLKDAMGSVMDAGRKSDAQTMAMASGKSNVMDVVTAVSETDVAVSTLVSVRDRVIQSYEDIMKMQI is encoded by the coding sequence ATGGCATCTCCGATCACAGCCGCGAACGCCTATGCGAGCCTCGCCCGCCTCACCAGCGCCGGCGGCGCCGGCAAGACCCTCGGCGGTGGCGACACCGCCGGCGGCCCGTCGTTCGGCGCGCTGCTGAAAGACGCGATGGGCAGCGTGATGGACGCCGGCCGCAAGTCCGACGCCCAGACCATGGCGATGGCGTCCGGCAAATCCAACGTGATGGACGTCGTCACCGCGGTCTCGGAGACCGACGTCGCGGTGTCGACGCTGGTGTCGGTGCGCGATCGGGTGATCCAGTCCTACGAGGACATCATGAAGATGCAGATCTGA
- the flgC gene encoding flagellar basal body rod protein FlgC, whose amino-acid sequence MADNSSDFARSMGIATSGLRAQAGRMRVISENIANAESTALTVGGDPYRRKVPTFTSTLDRALDAKVVTLGRVVPDSSDFRVKYEPSNPVADAAGNVKYPNVNPLVEMTDMREAQRSYEANLNIISATRRMIQRTLDILKA is encoded by the coding sequence ATGGCTGACAATTCGAGCGATTTCGCCAGATCGATGGGAATCGCCACCTCCGGCCTGCGGGCGCAGGCCGGGCGGATGCGGGTGATCTCCGAAAACATCGCCAATGCCGAATCGACCGCGCTGACCGTGGGCGGCGATCCCTATCGCCGCAAAGTGCCGACCTTCACCTCGACGCTGGACCGGGCGCTGGACGCCAAGGTGGTGACGCTGGGCCGGGTGGTGCCGGACAGTTCGGATTTTCGCGTCAAATACGAGCCCAGCAACCCGGTGGCCGACGCCGCCGGCAACGTCAAATACCCCAACGTCAATCCGTTGGTGGAAATGACCGACATGCGCGAGGCGCAGCGGTCCTACGAGGCCAATCTCAACATCATCAGCGCCACGCGCCGGATGATCCAACGCACCCTCGACATTCTCAAAGCCTGA
- the flgB gene encoding flagellar basal body rod protein FlgB: MAISDFPILSALRTKMQWHQERQRVLAENIANSDTPNFKPRDLVEPKFDATGNVAGAMGTLPMLRTSASHMTAPGAVDTFTKNGNGGFQTRPAGNAVNLEDEMLKVSANQMDFAAATSLYGRSLGLLKTAIGKR; this comes from the coding sequence ATGGCCATCAGTGATTTTCCGATCTTGTCGGCGCTGCGCACCAAGATGCAATGGCATCAGGAGCGCCAGCGGGTGCTTGCGGAGAACATTGCCAATTCCGACACGCCCAACTTCAAGCCGCGCGACCTGGTCGAACCGAAATTCGACGCCACCGGCAATGTCGCCGGCGCGATGGGGACGCTGCCGATGCTGCGCACCAGCGCCAGCCACATGACCGCGCCCGGCGCGGTCGACACTTTCACCAAGAACGGCAATGGCGGGTTCCAGACCCGCCCGGCCGGCAACGCCGTCAATCTGGAGGACGAGATGCTCAAGGTCTCGGCCAACCAGATGGATTTCGCCGCCGCGACCTCGCTGTACGGCCGCAGTCTGGGACTGCTGAAGACCGCGATCGGCAAGCGCTGA
- a CDS encoding flagellar biosynthetic protein FliO, with the protein MPQPVIFFFAFLAVLALIGLVAWLVRRFAGNRLGANSNRGRMPRLAVIDAAAVDGRRRLVLVRRDNVEHLLMIGGPTDIVVEPNIVRAGPIREQMPPRQGSELPRPTSLDTGHWDGDTHADQHEPQLPPLPDLPPRAQRPSFAEEVRRSAPPAPFQDELRRPTPPIPPRNPDHMPGIMLDTISRPEPRPEPRMEPRESRIEPREPRMEPVPRAQPRPDPVMPPMPRPPRPAEPPKAPPLRAERPVPSPAPAPSISSADQNLAEMANRLEAALRRPAGEVRSEPEEAQDAAQGAAPVASEPAANRPRPEPRQEPRPEPRQEPRQEPPIAAPLSAAPKSGFENLEDEMASLLGRPKTPS; encoded by the coding sequence ATGCCGCAGCCTGTGATTTTCTTTTTCGCCTTTCTGGCCGTCCTGGCGTTGATCGGCCTCGTGGCATGGCTGGTCCGCCGCTTCGCCGGCAACCGGCTCGGCGCCAATTCCAATCGCGGCCGGATGCCGCGGCTGGCGGTGATCGACGCCGCCGCGGTCGATGGACGCCGCCGCCTGGTGCTGGTGCGCCGCGACAATGTCGAACATCTGCTGATGATCGGCGGGCCCACCGATATCGTGGTGGAGCCCAACATCGTGCGCGCCGGCCCGATCCGCGAGCAAATGCCACCGCGCCAAGGCAGCGAGCTGCCGCGGCCGACATCGCTCGATACCGGACATTGGGATGGCGACACCCACGCTGATCAGCACGAGCCGCAGCTGCCACCGCTGCCGGATTTGCCGCCGCGGGCGCAGCGACCGTCTTTTGCCGAAGAGGTCCGCCGCAGCGCGCCGCCGGCGCCGTTCCAGGACGAGCTGCGCCGCCCGACGCCGCCGATCCCGCCGCGCAATCCCGACCACATGCCGGGGATCATGCTGGACACGATCAGCCGCCCGGAGCCCCGCCCCGAACCGCGGATGGAACCGCGCGAATCGCGCATCGAGCCGCGCGAGCCCCGCATGGAACCGGTGCCCCGCGCCCAGCCCCGCCCCGACCCGGTGATGCCGCCGATGCCGCGGCCGCCGCGCCCGGCCGAGCCGCCAAAAGCACCGCCGCTACGCGCCGAACGCCCCGTGCCGTCGCCGGCACCCGCACCTAGCATCTCGTCGGCCGACCAGAATCTGGCCGAAATGGCCAATCGGCTGGAGGCCGCGTTGCGGCGGCCGGCCGGCGAGGTCCGTTCCGAGCCCGAGGAAGCCCAAGACGCCGCTCAGGGCGCCGCTCCGGTCGCATCCGAGCCGGCGGCGAACCGTCCGCGTCCCGAACCCCGCCAGGAGCCGCGTCCCGAACCGCGTCAGGAGCCCCGTCAGGAGCCGCCGATCGCCGCACCGCTGTCGGCCGCGCCGAAGTCCGGCTTCGAGAACCTGGAAGACGAGATGGCGTCGCTGTTGGGACGTCCGAAGACCCCTTCGTGA
- the fliP gene encoding flagellar type III secretion system pore protein FliP (The bacterial flagellar biogenesis protein FliP forms a type III secretion system (T3SS)-type pore required for flagellar assembly.), whose amino-acid sequence MRPQAPPRRVVTFVLTLIVAVTLSVPALAQDISINLGGQGPGGGVTERAIQLIALLTVLSIAPSILVMMTSFTRIVVVLSLLRTALGTATAPPNSVIVALAVFLTAFVMGPVLQKSYDDGIKPLVANQITVDEALVRAAAPLRGFMQKNVREKDLKLFMDLSGEPPPATPEEMSFRILVPAFMISELKRAFEIGFLLFLPFLIIDMVVASVLMSMGMMMLPPVVVSLPFKLIFFVLVDGWSLVAGSLVQSYTGG is encoded by the coding sequence GTGAGGCCGCAGGCTCCGCCGCGTAGAGTTGTCACCTTTGTCCTGACCCTGATCGTCGCCGTAACGCTGAGCGTTCCGGCGCTGGCGCAGGACATCAGCATCAATCTCGGCGGCCAGGGCCCCGGCGGCGGCGTCACCGAGCGTGCGATCCAGCTGATCGCGCTGCTAACGGTGCTGTCGATCGCGCCGTCGATCCTGGTGATGATGACGTCGTTCACCCGGATCGTGGTGGTGCTGTCGCTGCTGCGCACCGCGCTCGGCACCGCGACCGCGCCGCCGAATTCGGTGATCGTCGCGCTGGCGGTGTTTCTCACCGCCTTCGTGATGGGGCCGGTGCTGCAGAAATCCTATGATGACGGCATCAAGCCGCTGGTCGCCAACCAGATCACCGTCGATGAAGCGCTGGTGCGCGCCGCCGCGCCGTTGCGCGGCTTCATGCAGAAGAACGTCCGCGAAAAGGATCTGAAGCTGTTCATGGACCTGTCGGGCGAACCGCCGCCGGCGACGCCCGAGGAGATGTCGTTCCGGATTCTGGTGCCGGCCTTCATGATCTCGGAATTGAAGCGCGCCTTCGAGATCGGCTTCCTGCTGTTCCTGCCGTTCCTGATCATCGACATGGTGGTGGCCTCGGTGCTGATGTCGATGGGCATGATGATGCTGCCGCCGGTGGTGGTGTCGCTGCCGTTCAAGCTGATCTTCTTCGTGCTGGTCGACGGCTGGTCGCTGGTGGCGGGCAGTCTGGTGCAAAGTTACACCGGCGGGTGA